From a single Pseudomonas sp. A34-9 genomic region:
- a CDS encoding type II toxin-antitoxin system RelE/ParE family toxin, with amino-acid sequence MDALPLEWSHEALDDLADIIDYIEQHNSNASTSMKSKVGAAAQRLSSIPYGYRSGRVPGTREMVIPPNYLLVYRVNGRIKILTLVHTRQKYPRISST; translated from the coding sequence ATCGACGCGCTGCCGCTTGAATGGAGCCATGAAGCTCTGGACGATCTGGCTGACATTATTGATTACATTGAACAACACAACTCCAACGCTTCAACATCGATGAAGAGTAAGGTTGGTGCAGCAGCACAGCGACTTTCGTCAATACCTTATGGATACCGATCTGGCCGGGTACCCGGCACTCGCGAAATGGTGATTCCTCCAAACTATTTGTTGGTCTATCGAGTGAACGGGCGCATCAAAATACTGACGTTAGTCCACACCCGACAAAAATATCCTCGAATCTCATCAACATAA
- a CDS encoding GntR family transcriptional regulator — MTDNVLSLSSVPLHTQLRDVLRARILDGEYPQDSQMPSESELGALFKVSRITVRQALGDLQKEGLIFKIHGKGTFVAKPKTFQNVSSLQGLAESMTGRGYEVINRLRSFKFIPADKRVAERLQVAEGETVAQIKRVRLINREPISLEITYLPKTVGERLEKADLVTRDIFLILENDCGIALGHADLAIDAVLADSDLTQALNVEAGSPIMRIERLTHDAQGQPLDFEHLYYRGDAFQYRLRIDRQKGEQA; from the coding sequence ATGACCGATAACGTTCTATCGCTTTCCAGCGTGCCGCTGCACACCCAACTGCGCGATGTCCTCCGTGCACGCATCCTCGACGGCGAATACCCGCAAGACAGCCAGATGCCTTCTGAAAGCGAGCTCGGCGCGCTGTTCAAAGTCAGCCGCATTACCGTGCGCCAGGCACTCGGCGATCTGCAAAAGGAAGGGCTGATCTTCAAGATCCACGGCAAAGGCACCTTCGTCGCCAAACCGAAAACCTTTCAAAACGTCAGCAGCCTGCAAGGCCTCGCCGAGTCGATGACCGGGCGTGGCTACGAGGTGATCAACCGCCTGCGCAGCTTCAAATTCATCCCGGCCGACAAGCGCGTCGCCGAGCGTTTGCAGGTCGCCGAGGGCGAGACCGTGGCGCAGATCAAACGCGTACGCCTGATCAATCGTGAGCCGATCTCGCTGGAAATCACCTACCTGCCCAAAACCGTCGGTGAGCGCCTGGAGAAGGCCGATCTGGTCACCCGCGATATTTTCCTGATCCTCGAAAACGACTGCGGCATCGCCCTTGGCCATGCGGATCTGGCCATCGACGCGGTGCTGGCCGACAGCGACCTGACCCAGGCGCTGAACGTCGAAGCGGGTTCGCCGATCATGCGCATCGAGCGTTTGACTCACGACGCGCAGGGCCAGCCGCTGGACTTCGAACACCTTTACTACCGTGGCGATGCGTTCCAGTACCGCCTGCGGATCGACCGGCAAAAAGGGGAGCAGGCATGA
- a CDS encoding Dyp-type peroxidase — protein sequence MSYYQPGILATPVPAQARHLFFALESVAALPQAIDNLMNQVDGQSAVVGFGESLVKALNVQIDGLRSFPAMTGIGVENPSTQHALWVWLHGVDRGELLNRCNALEAALAPALRLVEMQEAFRHKDGHDLTGYEDGTENPHDEAAIAAALQSTGTDGMVGGSFAAIQQWQHDLKGFHKLSAEDKDNIMGRRLSDNEEIDDAPVSAHVKRTAQESFAPQAFVVRRSMPWIEGDRAGLMFLAFGFSLDAFETQLRRMSGLEDGITDGLYRISRPITGGYYWCPPLKDGHLDLRALRIG from the coding sequence ATGAGTTACTACCAGCCGGGCATTCTCGCCACCCCAGTTCCTGCACAAGCACGTCACCTGTTTTTCGCCCTGGAATCGGTTGCAGCACTGCCGCAGGCGATCGACAACCTGATGAATCAGGTGGACGGCCAGTCGGCGGTGGTCGGTTTCGGTGAGTCCCTGGTCAAGGCCCTCAACGTGCAGATCGACGGCCTGCGCAGCTTCCCGGCCATGACTGGTATTGGCGTGGAAAACCCGTCGACCCAGCACGCGCTGTGGGTGTGGCTGCACGGCGTCGACCGTGGTGAACTGCTCAACCGCTGCAACGCCCTCGAAGCCGCACTGGCCCCGGCCCTGCGTCTGGTCGAAATGCAAGAGGCCTTCCGCCACAAGGACGGCCACGACCTCACCGGTTATGAAGACGGCACCGAAAACCCGCACGACGAAGCCGCCATCGCGGCCGCCCTGCAAAGTACCGGCACTGACGGCATGGTCGGCGGCAGCTTCGCCGCCATCCAGCAATGGCAGCACGATCTCAAGGGTTTCCATAAGCTGTCCGCCGAGGACAAAGACAACATCATGGGCCGTCGCCTCAGCGACAACGAAGAAATCGACGACGCCCCGGTCTCCGCCCACGTCAAACGCACCGCGCAGGAAAGTTTTGCGCCGCAAGCCTTCGTCGTGCGCCGTTCGATGCCGTGGATCGAAGGTGATCGCGCAGGCCTTATGTTCCTCGCTTTCGGCTTCTCGCTGGATGCTTTCGAAACGCAACTGCGGCGCATGAGCGGTCTGGAAGATGGCATCACCGATGGCCTCTACCGCATCAGCCGCCCGATCACTGGCGGCTACTACTGGTGCCCGCCGCTCAAGGACGGTCACCTCGATCTGCGCGCCTTGCGCATCGGCTGA
- a CDS encoding transporter produces the protein MQPNRATPTLRLALSLLGCAVTVPALATEAGVDNIGPGTDGFFMLPLEVDSLPENMVAFNLYYNHYKSTKLNISSLGGKVPNVEIESTAVIPRLDYLSPVRIFGGRLAGYIAQPWLKQEVSVFGLSDTREGMGDTTIAPIILWDMGKNLTLGAAVEITVPTGEYSVDRLANTSNNFYTYKPLFSFTWLPTDNTEVSMKTTYSFNEKNKDTDYKSGQIFHFDYSASYKITDDLMLGVNGYYLKQTTDDKQYGHTVQFAGQDVDDGVRGKVFAIGPALHFTFLKYASAEIRWAKEFDVENRPEGEMLWAKVSIPYAF, from the coding sequence ATGCAACCGAACCGCGCGACACCCACCCTGCGCCTGGCCCTTTCGTTGCTGGGTTGCGCCGTGACCGTACCGGCGCTGGCCACCGAAGCCGGCGTCGACAACATCGGCCCCGGCACCGACGGTTTCTTCATGCTGCCGCTGGAAGTCGACAGCCTTCCGGAGAACATGGTCGCGTTCAACCTCTACTACAACCATTACAAATCGACCAAGCTCAACATCAGCTCGCTGGGCGGCAAGGTGCCCAATGTCGAGATCGAGTCCACCGCCGTCATTCCACGCCTCGATTATCTGAGCCCTGTGCGGATATTTGGCGGACGCCTGGCCGGCTACATCGCCCAGCCGTGGCTGAAACAGGAAGTCTCGGTGTTCGGCCTCAGCGACACCCGCGAAGGCATGGGCGACACCACCATCGCGCCGATCATTCTGTGGGACATGGGCAAGAACCTGACCCTCGGTGCCGCCGTGGAAATCACCGTGCCGACCGGCGAATACAGCGTCGATCGGCTGGCCAATACCAGCAACAATTTCTATACCTACAAGCCGTTGTTCTCGTTCACTTGGTTGCCGACTGACAACACCGAAGTCTCGATGAAGACCACCTACAGCTTCAACGAGAAGAACAAGGACACCGACTACAAGTCGGGGCAGATCTTCCACTTCGATTATTCGGCCAGCTACAAGATCACCGACGACCTGATGCTCGGGGTCAACGGCTACTACCTCAAACAAACCACCGACGACAAACAGTACGGCCACACCGTGCAGTTCGCCGGCCAGGACGTCGACGACGGCGTACGCGGCAAGGTGTTCGCGATTGGTCCGGCGCTGCACTTCACCTTCCTCAAGTACGCCAGCGCGGAGATTCGCTGGGCCAAGGAATTTGATGTGGAAAACCGGCCTGAAGGGGAAATGTTGTGGGCGAAAGTCAGCATCCCCTACGCTTTCTGA
- a CDS encoding ABC transporter substrate-binding protein, whose protein sequence is MLRAAIAGLVLASFTLSASAETIRIAIGTQDTTINCAAGGLLIRELGLLDKYLPHDGAYKDAKYDVQWKNFTSGAPLTNEMVAGKLDFGAMADFPGAFNGVAFETAGKHSLFISVLSGSIKGSGNGIVVPSASGVQSLSELKGKTISVPFASTAHGMLLRAVAAQGWDPLKDVNIIAQPPEVAGSALQAGKIDAHADFVPFAELFPSRGFARKIYDGAQANAPTFHGALVDQAYAKKYPEVVVAYLRASIEANQLLAAEPEKYSELIAKVTGVDAEVNYLFHGPLGVQTRDLSWKPEYRQAVGTAIDTLKLLKKADRGLDLNTFIDDQYIRAAFKASGLDYTAQLANYTQTPLKATDAATGKAITDFSHVAEIWVRGEDKVRQYASAEAAFTALAALKQEGKSIRAVYAQASDSGIKLLAEQAWFASDAKGRLSAFLLKGQAQQFASAQGGKVFDFTDATTQAVATR, encoded by the coding sequence ATGTTGCGTGCAGCAATCGCCGGTCTGGTACTGGCTTCGTTTACGTTGTCGGCCTCGGCCGAAACCATCCGCATTGCCATCGGCACCCAGGACACCACCATCAACTGCGCCGCCGGCGGGCTGTTGATTCGTGAACTCGGCCTGCTCGACAAGTACCTGCCCCACGACGGCGCCTACAAAGACGCCAAGTACGACGTGCAGTGGAAAAACTTCACCAGCGGCGCACCGCTGACCAACGAGATGGTCGCCGGCAAACTCGACTTCGGCGCCATGGCCGATTTCCCCGGTGCGTTCAACGGTGTCGCGTTCGAAACCGCCGGCAAGCACAGCCTGTTTATCAGCGTGTTGTCGGGCAGCATCAAGGGCAGCGGCAACGGCATCGTCGTGCCGAGCGCGTCGGGCGTGCAGTCGCTGAGCGAACTCAAGGGCAAGACCATTTCCGTGCCGTTCGCTTCGACTGCGCACGGCATGTTGCTGCGTGCCGTGGCGGCGCAGGGCTGGGATCCACTGAAGGATGTGAACATCATCGCCCAGCCGCCGGAAGTTGCCGGCTCCGCGTTGCAGGCCGGCAAGATCGACGCTCACGCCGATTTTGTGCCGTTCGCCGAACTGTTCCCGAGCCGTGGTTTCGCCCGCAAGATCTACGACGGCGCCCAGGCCAATGCGCCGACGTTCCATGGTGCGCTGGTGGATCAGGCGTATGCGAAGAAGTACCCGGAAGTCGTCGTCGCCTATTTGCGCGCGAGCATCGAGGCCAATCAACTGTTGGCCGCTGAGCCGGAGAAGTACAGCGAGCTGATCGCTAAAGTCACCGGCGTCGATGCCGAAGTGAACTACCTGTTTCATGGCCCGCTCGGCGTGCAGACCCGCGACCTGAGCTGGAAGCCTGAATATCGTCAGGCAGTCGGCACGGCTATCGATACGTTGAAGTTGCTGAAGAAGGCTGATCGTGGCCTCGACCTCAACACCTTCATTGACGATCAATACATTCGTGCGGCGTTCAAGGCGTCGGGCCTGGATTACACCGCACAACTGGCCAACTACACGCAGACACCGCTGAAGGCCACGGATGCCGCCACCGGCAAAGCGATCACTGACTTTAGCCATGTCGCCGAAATCTGGGTGCGCGGTGAGGACAAGGTGCGCCAATACGCCTCGGCGGAAGCGGCCTTCACCGCGCTCGCCGCGTTGAAGCAGGAAGGCAAAAGCATCCGTGCGGTGTATGCACAGGCCAGTGACAGCGGGATCAAGTTGCTCGCGGAGCAGGCGTGGTTTGCCAGTGATGCGAAGGGGCGCCTGAGTGCGTTTCTGCTTAAGGGGCAGGCGCAGCAATTTGCCTCGGCGCAGGGTGGCAAGGTTTTCGATTTCACCGATGCCACGACCCAGGCCGTCGCCACCCGCTAA
- a CDS encoding Gfo/Idh/MocA family oxidoreductase produces MNVVRWGMIGCGDVTERKSGPAFYKAPGSALVAVMSRRLEAVTDYAARHGIERVYTDVDALINDPEVDAVYIATPPDSHHAYSLKVAAAGKHCCVEKPMALHAGQSREMQQAFAEAGLHLFVSYYRRSLPRFAQVRQWLEEGRIGDVRHLSWTLTKAPSAADLDGSNNWRTDPAVAGGGYFADLASHGFDLFQYLLGDIVEVAGFTARQAGLYAAEDAVSASWRFASGALGMGCWSFVADRREDRVEIIGSLGRISFSVFDEHPVQLHADETISLEIPHHEHIQWHHVLGMNAHICGDSQHPAIAAQALKTDWIMDQILKRQ; encoded by the coding sequence ATGAATGTAGTGCGGTGGGGCATGATCGGTTGCGGTGACGTTACCGAACGCAAGAGCGGGCCGGCCTTTTACAAAGCTCCCGGTTCGGCATTGGTGGCGGTGATGAGCCGACGGCTCGAGGCGGTAACCGATTACGCCGCGCGCCACGGCATTGAACGGGTCTACACCGACGTCGATGCGCTGATCAACGATCCCGAGGTGGACGCGGTGTACATCGCCACACCACCCGACAGCCACCACGCCTACAGCCTGAAAGTCGCCGCCGCCGGCAAACATTGCTGCGTGGAAAAACCGATGGCGCTGCATGCCGGGCAAAGCCGCGAGATGCAGCAGGCGTTTGCCGAGGCGGGTTTGCACCTGTTCGTTTCCTACTATCGCCGTTCGTTGCCGCGCTTTGCGCAGGTGCGGCAATGGTTGGAGGAGGGGCGCATTGGTGATGTCCGGCATTTGAGCTGGACGCTGACCAAGGCACCTTCAGCGGCGGATCTGGACGGCAGCAACAACTGGCGCACCGATCCTGCAGTGGCCGGTGGCGGTTATTTTGCCGACCTCGCCAGTCATGGCTTTGACCTGTTCCAGTACCTGCTCGGCGATATTGTCGAGGTCGCCGGTTTCACCGCGCGTCAGGCTGGTTTGTATGCAGCCGAAGACGCCGTCAGCGCCAGTTGGCGATTTGCCTCCGGGGCGCTGGGGATGGGCTGCTGGAGCTTTGTCGCAGATCGGCGCGAAGATCGGGTCGAAATCATCGGCAGCCTCGGACGGATCAGTTTTTCCGTGTTTGATGAGCATCCCGTGCAGTTGCATGCCGACGAAACCATCAGCCTGGAAATCCCCCATCACGAACACATCCAGTGGCATCACGTGTTGGGCATGAATGCGCACATTTGTGGCGATTCACAACATCCTGCCATCGCCGCACAAGCCTTAAAAACTGACTGGATCATGGATCAAATCCTCAAACGCCAGTAG
- a CDS encoding ABC transporter permease: protein MKTPTLRWTSRAASLLLCLLFWQLAASHHWNLGLVTFANVPTPLAVIEAALGLGDSGKLLQHLTASLSRVFAGYLAALLIGIALGLAIGRSKWAEDLLLPPLEVLRPIPAVAWIPLAILMFPSSELSMVFITFTGALFPILLNTVHGVEGVDPRLIASAKSLGAGRRAILLEVILPGAAPSIITGLAIGMGTSWFCLVTAEMISGQFGIGYYTWESYTIQNYADIVVGMLLIGVLGMGSSLLIKRLGGLFTPWHRPRGKA, encoded by the coding sequence ATGAAAACACCCACCCTACGCTGGACATCAAGAGCCGCATCCTTGCTGCTCTGCCTGCTGTTCTGGCAACTCGCCGCCAGCCACCACTGGAACCTCGGCCTCGTCACCTTCGCCAACGTGCCAACACCCTTGGCCGTCATCGAAGCCGCACTCGGTTTGGGCGACTCCGGCAAGCTCCTGCAACACCTGACCGCCAGCCTCAGCCGCGTCTTCGCCGGTTACCTCGCCGCATTGCTCATCGGCATCGCCCTCGGTCTGGCCATCGGCCGCTCGAAATGGGCCGAAGACCTGTTACTGCCACCGCTCGAAGTCTTGCGCCCGATCCCGGCTGTCGCGTGGATTCCGCTGGCGATCCTGATGTTCCCGTCCTCCGAACTGTCGATGGTCTTCATTACCTTCACCGGTGCACTGTTCCCGATCCTGCTCAACACCGTGCACGGCGTCGAAGGCGTCGACCCGCGCCTGATCGCCTCAGCGAAAAGCCTAGGGGCAGGGCGCCGCGCGATTCTGCTCGAAGTGATCCTGCCCGGCGCCGCACCCAGCATCATCACCGGCCTGGCGATCGGCATGGGCACGTCATGGTTTTGCCTGGTCACGGCGGAAATGATCTCCGGCCAGTTCGGCATCGGTTACTACACCTGGGAGTCCTACACCATTCAGAACTACGCCGACATCGTCGTCGGCATGCTCCTGATCGGCGTGTTGGGCATGGGCAGCAGTCTGCTGATCAAACGCCTGGGCGGGTTGTTCACGCCCTGGCATCGACCGCGAGGAAAAGCCTGA
- a CDS encoding ABC transporter ATP-binding protein, translated as MSVMQTPEGRIDIRQLSIVLGAGREAFEAVRELDCQIEPGQFVCILGPSGCGKSTLLGALAGHLDAHAGSLKVDGAAVSGPSPQRGMVFQHHTLFPWRTVRDNVAFGLKMRGIGKAERHRAADEILTLVGLDGFAERWPDQLSGGMQQRVEIARVLVNRPRLLLMDEPFGALDALTRLNMQELLLDIWTRIRTTVVFVTHDIDEALFLADRLLVMSARPGRIIEDLRLDFARPRTSELVTSPEFSRLKRHCLDLLRHDNDRPLPRLNPLGLPPENPLPRFAL; from the coding sequence ATGAGCGTGATGCAAACCCCCGAAGGGCGGATCGACATTCGCCAACTGTCCATCGTCCTCGGCGCTGGGCGTGAGGCGTTCGAAGCCGTACGCGAACTCGATTGCCAGATCGAACCCGGCCAGTTCGTGTGCATTCTGGGTCCGTCCGGTTGCGGCAAGTCGACTTTGCTCGGGGCGTTGGCCGGGCATTTGGACGCGCATGCCGGCAGCCTGAAAGTCGATGGCGCAGCGGTGTCCGGTCCGTCACCGCAGCGCGGCATGGTGTTCCAGCACCACACGCTGTTTCCGTGGCGCACGGTGCGTGACAACGTGGCGTTCGGCCTGAAAATGCGTGGCATCGGCAAAGCTGAGCGCCATCGTGCGGCCGATGAAATCCTCACGCTGGTTGGCCTCGACGGGTTTGCCGAACGCTGGCCCGATCAGCTCTCCGGTGGCATGCAGCAACGCGTCGAAATCGCCCGGGTGCTGGTCAATCGCCCGCGCCTGTTGCTGATGGACGAGCCGTTTGGCGCGCTGGATGCCTTGACCCGCCTGAACATGCAAGAACTGCTGCTGGACATCTGGACGCGGATCCGCACCACCGTGGTCTTCGTGACCCATGACATTGACGAGGCGCTGTTCCTCGCCGACCGCTTGCTGGTGATGAGCGCGCGGCCGGGGCGAATCATTGAAGACTTGCGCCTGGACTTTGCCCGACCGCGCACCAGCGAACTGGTCACCAGCCCCGAGTTTTCCCGACTCAAACGCCACTGCCTCGACCTGCTGCGCCACGACAACGACCGACCGCTGCCGCGCCTCAATCCGCTCGGCCTGCCTCCCGAAAACCCATTGCCGCGATTTGCCCTATGA
- a CDS encoding stability determinant, whose translation MSILLSPFYSEFESEEEAESYDRWFRAKVQEAMDDPSPGIPHEEAMVRLDQLLEEKRKNRRAAA comes from the coding sequence ATGAGCATATTGCTTTCCCCGTTTTATTCCGAGTTCGAATCCGAAGAAGAGGCCGAGAGCTACGATCGCTGGTTTCGTGCCAAGGTGCAGGAGGCAATGGATGATCCTAGTCCGGGTATTCCCCATGAGGAAGCCATGGTACGGCTCGACCAATTATTAGAAGAGAAACGCAAGAATCGACGCGCTGCCGCTTGA
- a CDS encoding fumarate reductase/succinate dehydrogenase flavoprotein subunit has translation MTRNVLEQEYDIVVIGGGTAGPMAAIKAKEKNRDLRVLLVDKANVKRSGAISMGMDGLNNAIIPGHSTPEQYTKEITIANDGIVNQAAVYAYATHSFETIEQLDRWGVKFEKDETGDYAVKKVHHMGAYVLPMPEGHDIKKVLYRQLKRARVSITNRLVCTRLLTDEEGTVNGVMGFDCRTADFHVIKAKAVILACGAAGRLGLPSSGYLMGTYENPTNAGDGYAMAYHAGAELANLECFQINPLIKDYNGPACAYVTGPLGGYTANNKGERFIECDYWSGQMMWEFHQELESGNGPVFLKLDHLAEETIQNIEEILHSNERPSRGQFHANRGTDYRTQMVEMHISEIGFCSGHSASGVWVNERAETSVKGLYSAGDMAAVPHNYMLGAFTYGWFAGHNAADFVAGREFSALDAAQIEQEKARVYAPLDRQHGLPPAQVEYKLRRFVNDYLQPPKVTKKMQIGLQRFSDIERDLEQMKANNAHELMRAMETSVIRDCAEMAARASLFRAESRWGLYHYRVDHPQRNDSEWFCHCHLKKGEDGQMTSFKKPVEPYIIPLDAEEMQAYDRLRVGAFAA, from the coding sequence ATGACCCGCAACGTTCTCGAACAGGAATACGACATCGTCGTCATTGGTGGCGGCACCGCAGGCCCGATGGCCGCGATCAAGGCCAAGGAAAAGAACCGTGATCTGCGGGTGTTGCTGGTCGACAAGGCCAACGTCAAACGCAGCGGCGCGATCAGCATGGGCATGGACGGTTTGAACAACGCGATCATTCCCGGCCACTCGACACCGGAGCAATACACCAAGGAAATCACCATCGCCAACGACGGCATTGTCAATCAGGCCGCCGTTTACGCCTATGCCACGCACAGCTTCGAAACCATCGAGCAGCTCGACCGCTGGGGCGTGAAGTTCGAGAAGGACGAAACCGGCGATTACGCGGTGAAAAAAGTCCACCACATGGGTGCCTACGTGCTGCCGATGCCGGAAGGGCACGACATCAAAAAAGTCCTCTATCGCCAGTTGAAACGCGCACGGGTGAGCATCACCAATCGCCTCGTTTGCACGCGGTTGCTGACCGACGAGGAGGGCACCGTCAACGGTGTGATGGGCTTCGATTGCCGCACCGCCGATTTCCATGTGATCAAGGCCAAAGCGGTGATCCTCGCCTGTGGCGCGGCCGGGCGCCTCGGTTTGCCGTCGTCGGGCTACCTGATGGGCACCTACGAAAACCCGACCAATGCCGGCGACGGCTACGCGATGGCGTATCACGCGGGCGCTGAACTGGCCAACCTCGAGTGCTTCCAGATCAACCCGCTGATCAAGGATTACAACGGCCCGGCCTGCGCTTATGTCACCGGCCCGCTGGGTGGCTACACCGCCAACAACAAGGGTGAACGCTTCATCGAGTGCGACTACTGGAGCGGGCAGATGATGTGGGAGTTTCACCAGGAACTGGAGAGCGGCAACGGCCCGGTGTTCCTCAAGCTCGATCACTTGGCGGAAGAAACCATCCAGAACATCGAGGAGATTCTGCACAGCAACGAACGCCCGAGTCGCGGCCAGTTTCACGCCAATCGCGGTACCGATTACCGCACCCAGATGGTCGAGATGCACATCTCCGAAATCGGCTTTTGCAGCGGGCACTCGGCGTCCGGCGTGTGGGTCAACGAACGTGCCGAGACTTCGGTGAAAGGCTTGTACTCGGCTGGAGACATGGCGGCCGTGCCGCACAACTACATGCTCGGCGCGTTCACCTACGGCTGGTTTGCCGGGCATAACGCTGCAGACTTTGTCGCCGGTCGCGAGTTTTCTGCGCTGGATGCCGCGCAGATCGAACAGGAAAAGGCCCGGGTCTACGCACCGCTGGATCGTCAACACGGTCTGCCACCGGCGCAGGTCGAGTACAAGTTGCGGCGCTTCGTTAACGACTACCTGCAACCGCCAAAAGTGACCAAAAAAATGCAGATCGGCCTGCAGCGCTTCAGCGACATCGAACGCGATCTCGAGCAGATGAAAGCCAACAACGCCCACGAACTGATGCGCGCGATGGAAACCAGCGTGATCCGCGACTGCGCCGAAATGGCCGCCCGCGCGTCGTTGTTTCGCGCTGAAAGCCGTTGGGGCCTGTACCACTATCGCGTCGATCACCCGCAGCGCAACGACAGCGAATGGTTCTGCCATTGCCACCTGAAGAAGGGCGAGGACGGCCAGATGACCAGTTTCAAGAAGCCCGTCGAGCCTTACATCATCCCGCTCGATGCCGAAGAAATGCAGGCCTACGACCGTTTGCGAGTCGGTGCCTTTGCCGCGTGA
- a CDS encoding AraC family transcriptional regulator, translating to MNVKVQDPTFELALVSPFLLQTLAEVAQNKGIDPQSLCRGLGFTLEDLQDPAQRISYRQAVAMIQRALKVLPNQGLGLWVGAQNVLGTLGLLGHVLSLCKTLRDAFALGIRHQHTSGGIVVSSVDVVAGQVHLDAECRLPFADVQVFAVEEFFASLLVYGRALVGAEFKAIAVEFVHAAPDYLSEYHRLLGPDVRFGCLYNRMLIDGQWLDVHLPNHHSLALRQAVALLELEAAQVHQKLDLIQAVERAIARDLSRGSHIEKIAGDLNMSSRTLRRRLTEHALTFEALLEQVRQARTLSLLANPDMPIERITEEVGYSDVRSFRRAFKRWTGMSPSAWRNDANPHPSPLPEGEGAERGVLRVAST from the coding sequence ATGAACGTAAAAGTCCAAGACCCGACCTTTGAACTGGCGCTGGTCTCGCCGTTCCTCCTGCAAACCCTCGCTGAAGTCGCGCAAAACAAGGGCATCGATCCCCAGAGCTTGTGCCGTGGGCTGGGTTTTACCCTTGAAGATCTGCAGGATCCGGCGCAGCGGATTTCCTATCGTCAGGCCGTGGCGATGATTCAGCGCGCACTCAAAGTGCTGCCCAATCAAGGCTTGGGGCTGTGGGTCGGCGCGCAGAACGTGCTCGGCACGCTGGGCCTGCTCGGGCATGTACTGTCGCTGTGCAAGACCTTGCGCGATGCCTTTGCCCTCGGAATTCGCCATCAACACACCTCGGGCGGGATTGTGGTGTCGAGCGTCGATGTGGTCGCTGGCCAGGTGCATCTCGATGCCGAGTGCCGCTTGCCGTTCGCGGATGTGCAGGTGTTCGCGGTCGAGGAGTTTTTCGCCAGTCTGCTGGTGTACGGGCGGGCGTTGGTCGGGGCTGAGTTCAAGGCGATTGCCGTGGAGTTTGTGCACGCCGCGCCGGATTATCTGAGCGAATACCACCGCCTGCTGGGGCCGGATGTGCGTTTCGGTTGCCTGTACAATCGCATGCTGATCGATGGGCAATGGCTGGACGTGCACCTGCCCAATCATCATTCGCTGGCGTTGCGTCAGGCTGTGGCATTGCTGGAGCTGGAAGCGGCGCAGGTGCATCAGAAACTCGATTTGATTCAGGCCGTGGAACGGGCGATTGCCCGGGACTTGAGCCGTGGTAGCCATATCGAAAAGATTGCCGGTGATTTGAATATGAGCAGCCGTACCTTGCGCCGGCGGTTGACCGAGCATGCACTGACGTTCGAGGCGCTGCTGGAGCAGGTGCGCCAGGCGCGGACCCTGAGTTTGCTGGCCAATCCGGATATGCCGATCGAGCGGATTACCGAAGAGGTTGGCTACAGCGATGTGCGCAGTTTTCGCCGGGCGTTCAAGCGCTGGACGGGGATGAGCCCGAGTGCGTGGCGCAATGACGCTAACCCTCACCCCAGCCCTCTCCCAGAGGGAGAGGGGGCCGAGCGAGGTGTCCTGCGAGTTGCATCGACCTGA
- a CDS encoding ferredoxin family protein codes for MAYQAQEIFFRSNAPVTVDEDKCIAEKGCTVCVDVCPMDLLAINPATQKAYMAFDECWYCMPCEKDCPTGAVKVDIPYLLR; via the coding sequence ATGGCCTATCAAGCCCAGGAAATCTTCTTCCGCTCCAATGCCCCCGTCACCGTGGACGAGGACAAATGCATCGCCGAAAAGGGCTGCACCGTGTGTGTCGATGTCTGCCCGATGGACTTGCTGGCAATCAACCCGGCAACGCAGAAGGCCTATATGGCGTTCGATGAATGCTGGTACTGCATGCCGTGCGAGAAGGATTGCCCGACCGGAGCCGTCAAGGTCGACATCCCCTATTTATTGCGTTGA